From a single Brassica oleracea var. oleracea cultivar TO1000 chromosome C5, BOL, whole genome shotgun sequence genomic region:
- the LOC106293824 gene encoding uncharacterized protein LOC106293824, protein MASTSSSDQSLSINSHLTSPLFTSYMLSRTSSSSSAVGDYIGTESCFDVLSADEENDVVSPQKPLNRFRYGGRRREEREARAAAAREIPPPIPLLAQTENLLPHMPWVLKRVVTSDGRLILREEKVRHHEYFRAHRSNGRLTLHLVPLDDDVFELPQEPSHYPPDDVDEHDHECDGDDADYHHEVRDDLDDLADNVDKNVIITIRDGEDGVVRNYDDVKDNVHGGSEEEYRKATLSAVVDETAVESGGMVGGGGGSPRGKCLKSCFVGIRAQEIRPVLS, encoded by the coding sequence ATGGCTTCCACTTCTTCATCTGATCAGTCTCTTTCCATCAATTCCCATCTAACCTCACCTTTATTTACGTCATACATGCTTTCACGCACGTCATCTTCTTCATCCGCCGTCGGAGACTACATCGGGACAGAGAGCTGCTTCGACGTCCTTTCCGCCGATGAAGAAAACGACGTTGTCTCCCCACAGAAGCCTTTGAACCGGTTTCGTTATGGAGGAAGGAGGAGGGAGGAAAGAGAAGCTAGAGCTGCGGCGGCGCGTGAGATTCCTCCGCCGATACCGCTGCTTGCTCAGACGGAGAATCTTCTCCCGCACATGCCGTGGGTTCTGAAGCGTGTGGTGACGAGCGACGGGAGGCTTATCCTTAGAGAAGAGAAGGTTCGTCATCACGAGTATTTCCGTGCGCATAGATCCAATGGTCGTCTCACTCTCCACCTTGTTCCTCTTGACGACGACGTTTTCGAACTTCCCCAAGAGCCATCTCATTACCCACCTGATGATGTTGATGAGCATGATCACGAGTGTGATGGTGATGATGCTGATTATCATCACGAGGTGAGAGATGATTTGGATGATCTGGCGGATAATGTTGATAAGAATGTTATTATTACTATCCGTGATGGTGAGGATGGTGTTGTCCGTAATTATGATGATGTTAAGGACAATGTGCATGGTGGTAGTGAAGAAGAATATAGGAAAGCTACATTATCGGCGGTGGTGGACGAGACGGCGGTGGAGAGCGGAGGGATGGTTGGAGGAGGAGGAGGATCGCCAAGAGGAAAGTGTTTGAAGTCATGTTTTGTTGGTATAAGAGCTCAAGAGATCCGACCAGTCCTTAGTTGA
- the LOC106293794 gene encoding uncharacterized protein LOC106293794 has protein sequence MSLDGSGLGGMAMAEAYTARKFHRENMKILTASTATTVGGGIGDNGGGYSRWFWGKLSTKKNSPKVYDIITIE, from the coding sequence ATGTCGCTAGACGGATCAGGATTAGGAGGGATGGCTATGGCGGAGGCTTACACGGCAAGGAAGTTTCACAGAGAGAACATGAAGATTTTAACGGCAAGCACAGCCACAACCGTCGGTGGAGGAATAGGAGACAACGGTGGAGGATATAGTCGGTGGTTCTGGGGAAAGCTGAGCACCAAGAAAAACTCGCCCAAAGTTTATGATATTATAACTATAGAATAA
- the LOC106343179 gene encoding transcription factor TGA3, producing the protein MEMMSSSSSSTTQAISLREMGMYEPFQQLSGWENAFNTIGSSNQNNNNNPSSSTVPEVDARADADDNNKANYTSLYNNSVEAEPSSNNDQDDDQINDKMKRRLAQNREAARKSRLRKKAHVQQLEESRLKLSQLEQELARARQQGLCVRNSSDSSYLGPAGTMNTGIAAFEMEYTHWLEEQNKRVSEIRTALQAHISDIELKMLVDICLNHYANLFRMKADAAKADVFFLISGMWRTSTERFFQWIGGFRPSELLNVVMPYIEPLTDQQLLEVRNLQQSSQQAEEALSQGLDKLQQGLVENIAVDIRVVESVSHGAQMASAMENLQALEGFVNQADHLRKQTLQQMSKILTTRQAARGLLALGEYFHRLRALSSLWAARPRERT; encoded by the exons ATGGAG ATGATGAGCTCATCTTCTTCTTCTACTACACAAGCTATATCATTGAGAGAGATGGGGATGTATGAACCGTTCCAACAGTTGTCTGGTTGGGAAAATGCTTTCAACACTATAGGTAGTAGTAATCAGAACAACAACAACAATCCGAGTTCTTCCACAGTTCCTGAGGTGGATGCTAGAGCAGACGCAGATGATAACAATAAG GCGAACTATACTTCTTTGTATAATAACTCTGTTGAAGCAGAACCTTCTAGTAACAATGATCAGGACGATGACCAAATCAATGATAAG ATGAAACGGAGATTGGCTCAGAACCGAGAGGCTGCTCGCAAAAGCCGTTTGAGAAAGAAG GCACATGTCCAGCAGTTAGAAGAAAGCAGGTTAAAGTTATCACAGCTCGAGCAGGAACTTGCAAGAGCTAGGCAGCAG GGATTATGTGTACGCAATTCATCAGATTCTAGTTATCTTGGACCAGCTGGGACCATGAACACAG GAATTGCTGCATTTGAGATGGAATACACACACTGGCTAGAAGAACAGAACAAGAGAGTGAGTGAGATTAGAACAGCGCTCCAAGCGCATATCAGCGACATTGAGCTCAAAATGCTCGTCGACATTTGCTTAAACCACTACGCGAATCTCTTCCGCATGAAAGCTGATGCTGCAAAGGCTGATGTCTTCTTCTTGATATCCGGGATGTGGCGAACTTCAACCGAACGTTTCTTCCAGTGGATTGGAGGTTTCCGCCCTTCCGAGCTCTTAAAT GTTGTGATGCCGTACATTGAGCCTTTAACCGATCAGCAGCTCTTGGAGGTGAGAAACTTACAACAGTCGTCTCAGCAGGCAGAGGAAGCTCTTTCTCAAGGCTTGGATAAACTTCAGCAGGGGTTGGTTGAAAACATTGCAGTTGACATAAGAGTTGTTGAGTCTGTGAGTCACGGAGCTCAAATGGCTTCAGCTATGGAGAATCTTCAGGCATTGGAGGGTTTTGTGAACCAG GCGGATCATCTGAGAAAGCAGACACTGCAGCAAATGAGTAAGATCTTGACGACAAGGCAGGCTGCTCGAGGGTTGCTCGCTTTAGGAGAGTACTTCCACAGGCTCCGTGCGCTGAGCTCTCTTTGGGCAGCTCGTCCACGGGAACGCACTTAA